The candidate division TA06 bacterium genome contains a region encoding:
- the pyrR gene encoding bifunctional pyr operon transcriptional regulator/uracil phosphoribosyltransferase PyrR, with amino-acid sequence MTKQKAVIMDDQQMERALMRITHEILERNKGVSELVIVGIKRRGDTLGRFIAKTLSDIEKTPVPYGALDITFYRDDLQTIAHQPVVNQTEISFDLTNKVVVLVDDVLYTGRTVRAAIDELLDFGRPKRIELAVLIDRGHRELPIKADYVGKNVPTAHTEIIGVRTVEEDGQQQVIIKEQDNEVE; translated from the coding sequence ATGACCAAGCAAAAAGCCGTCATCATGGACGACCAGCAGATGGAGCGGGCCCTGATGCGCATAACCCACGAGATCCTGGAGCGCAATAAGGGAGTGTCCGAGCTGGTAATCGTGGGCATCAAGCGGCGGGGAGACACTTTGGGCAGGTTCATAGCCAAAACGCTGAGTGATATTGAGAAGACCCCAGTGCCATACGGCGCGCTGGACATCACCTTTTACCGCGACGACCTGCAGACCATAGCCCACCAGCCGGTGGTCAATCAGACCGAGATCAGTTTTGACCTGACCAACAAGGTAGTGGTGCTGGTGGACGACGTGCTGTACACCGGGCGTACGGTGCGGGCGGCCATAGACGAACTGCTGGACTTTGGGCGGCCCAAGCGGATAGAGCTGGCGGTGCTGATAGACCGGGGCCACCGGGAACTGCCGATCAAGGCCGATTACGTGGGCAAGAACGTGCCCACCGCACACACCGAGATCATCGGGGTCCGGACGGTGGAGGAGGACGGCCAGCAGCAGGTAATCATTAAGGAGCAGGACAATGAAGTGGAGTAA